One Setaria viridis chromosome 7, Setaria_viridis_v4.0, whole genome shotgun sequence genomic region harbors:
- the LOC117865430 gene encoding OVARIAN TUMOR DOMAIN-containing deubiquitinating enzyme 12 has protein sequence MTHMFPRGGASSSSTSMSSQRSETDDDRMIAMVLSEEYAKLDGAMAKRLTNLTSIPHVPRINTYFPTYSDATMDHYRLLDRLNAYGLFEVRVAGDGNCQFRALSDQLYRSPDYHKHVRKEIVKQLKECNSLYEGYVPMKYKQYCKKMKKSGEWGDHVTLQAAADKFAAKICLLTSFRDTCFVEIVPQYQTPQREIWLSFWSEVHYNSLYDARDIPSKYKPRKKHWLLF, from the exons ATGACGCACATGTTTCCAAGGGGAGGTGCCTCATCTAGCTCAACCTCTATGAGCAGCCAGAGGAGTGAGACGGATGATGATAGGATGATTGCAATGGTTCTCTCTGAAGAATATGCCAAGTTAGATGGTGCTATGGCCAAGCGTCTTACGAATTTAACATCGATTCCT CATGTTCCCCGGATTAATACATACTTCCCGACATATAGTGATGCCACTATGGACCATTATCGCCTTCTTGATAG GCTAAATGCATATGGCTTGTTCGAGGTGAGAGTAGCTGGTGATGGAAATTGTCAG TTTCGTGCACTCTCAGACCAGCTATACCGTTCACCTGATTATCACAAGCATGTTCGAAAGGAGATTGTAAAGCAG CTCAAGGAATGTAACTCCTTGTACGAAGGTTATGTTCCAATGAAATATAAACAATATTGCAAGAAAATGAAGAA ATCTGGTGAATGGGGTGACCATGTCACACTTCAAGCAGCTGCTGACaag TTTGCTGCGAAGATCTGTCTTCTAACATCATTCAGAGATACCTGTTTTGTTGAAATTGTTCCGCAATATCAAACTCCACAGAGAG aGATTTGGCTAAGTTTCTGGTCAGAAGTTCACTACAACTCACTGTATGATGCTCGAG